One stretch of Alcaligenes aquatilis DNA includes these proteins:
- a CDS encoding LysR family transcriptional regulator, giving the protein MQLKGLLQVSDFDLRLLRVFRTVAQVGSFSAAEGVLGITRSAISLHMSDLEKRLGGIRLCQRGRAGFALTEEGRQVLRASETLMAAVENFRSEVNQLHSSLRGDLNIGLMNSLISQPHMHITSALRALRQNSEAVRVHISMSTPGEIERGLLDGRLHMGVLPEINALSGLEYRTLYAEPYFLYCSWEHPLFAAVQKGAVSQEALRQAAAIAPAYRMSPEAIGQHQDLNCVATASDREGTAFLILTGEYIGFLPEHVAARWVEKGQMIAVDPQQRQFTIPLSLAMRKDRRAHAIVDYFLGLLDSAVQH; this is encoded by the coding sequence ATGCAGCTCAAAGGACTGTTGCAGGTTTCCGATTTTGATTTGCGTCTGCTGCGTGTGTTCAGAACGGTGGCGCAAGTGGGCAGCTTTTCGGCCGCAGAAGGTGTGCTGGGGATTACGCGCTCGGCCATCAGCCTGCATATGAGCGATTTGGAAAAGCGCCTGGGCGGAATCCGCTTGTGCCAGCGCGGTAGGGCCGGTTTTGCTTTGACGGAGGAAGGGCGGCAAGTATTGCGGGCCAGTGAAACCTTGATGGCTGCGGTGGAGAATTTTCGCAGTGAAGTGAACCAGCTGCATTCCAGCTTGCGGGGAGATTTGAATATAGGCTTGATGAATAGCCTGATCTCGCAGCCTCATATGCACATCACCTCCGCTTTGCGTGCCTTGCGGCAAAACAGCGAGGCGGTGCGTGTGCATATCAGCATGAGCACGCCAGGTGAAATTGAGCGCGGTTTATTGGATGGCCGTTTGCATATGGGTGTGCTGCCCGAAATTAATGCCTTGAGCGGGCTGGAGTATCGCACGCTGTATGCCGAGCCTTATTTTTTGTACTGCTCCTGGGAGCATCCTTTGTTTGCAGCGGTACAAAAAGGGGCAGTGTCTCAGGAAGCCTTGCGCCAGGCTGCGGCTATTGCGCCCGCTTATCGCATGAGCCCGGAGGCGATTGGACAGCATCAGGATTTGAATTGTGTCGCTACCGCCAGTGATCGGGAAGGAACCGCTTTTTTGATTTTGACGGGAGAGTACATCGGTTTCCTGCCTGAGCACGTGGCGGCTCGTTGGGTAGAGAAGGGCCAGATGATTGCGGTGGACCCACAGCAGCGTCAGTTTACGATTCCCTTGTCCTTGGCCATGCGCAAGGACAGACGTGCCCATGCGATTGTGGATTATTTTCTGGGCTTGCTCGATAGCGCGGTTCAACACTGA
- a CDS encoding ANTAR domain-containing response regulator codes for MANSSSYGDEPANKPLRTRNRFPHATSPQLKELRQLTMVVMHPDDSDGRLLTQQLQRIGCSVQTIWPPTQNLPSGTDLVFLAVQPDLLHLRLDWVCEEDAPTVIAVVNYENPTIVSAVLDLNIQAILPSPIRSFGLLSTVVLARKYHKELRQQRRLISKLQTKLLGQRHVAQAKTILMRTHQVSEDQAYDLIREQAMNKRSTIEDISIAIVNASEVLSLGQKGSSLLGN; via the coding sequence GTGGCCAACTCCTCTTCCTACGGTGATGAGCCGGCAAACAAGCCCTTGCGAACGCGGAATCGTTTTCCGCATGCCACCTCGCCGCAGCTCAAAGAACTGCGGCAATTGACGATGGTGGTCATGCATCCGGACGATAGCGATGGCCGCTTGCTGACCCAGCAACTGCAGCGTATCGGGTGTTCGGTCCAGACCATCTGGCCGCCCACGCAAAACCTGCCTTCAGGAACGGATCTGGTATTTCTGGCCGTGCAACCGGACCTCTTGCACCTGCGCCTGGACTGGGTCTGCGAGGAAGACGCCCCCACAGTGATTGCCGTGGTTAATTATGAAAACCCCACGATAGTTTCCGCTGTGCTGGATTTGAATATTCAGGCGATCTTGCCTTCGCCCATTCGTTCTTTCGGTTTGTTGTCCACGGTGGTACTGGCGCGCAAATACCATAAGGAATTGCGCCAGCAGCGCCGCCTGATCAGCAAGTTGCAGACCAAGCTGCTGGGGCAGCGGCATGTAGCGCAGGCCAAGACGATCTTGATGCGCACTCATCAGGTGTCGGAAGATCAGGCCTACGATCTGATCCGCGAGCAGGCCATGAACAAACGCAGCACGATTGAAGACATTTCGATTGCCATTGTGAACGCCAGTGAAGTGCTGTCTTTGGGGCAGAAAGGTTCGTCCTTGCTGGGGAATTAG
- a CDS encoding PLP-dependent aminotransferase family protein has protein sequence MKLYETLAKELAQAILDGTVAAGERMPSVRQLMDKHKISASTIFQAYYRLEAQGLIKARPRSGYYVCSSLAPHTLEADTASQPPLQATSVNNSDLIMAILQSSSERSVAPLGSAFPSPLLFPLERLGRFLSASLKQQDPWASVDDLTQGHAPLRRQIALRYLAQGMAINANDIVITNGALEALNLCLAAVTQPGDIVLVESPTFYAALQSLERMKLQALEVPTHPREGIDLEALEHAIKQHAPKACWLMTNFQNPLGSLMPDTKKAQLVELLARYEIPLIEDDVYGELYFDTERPRPAKAFDRQGLVMHCSSFSKTLAPGYRIGWAVPGRYIREVAQAKLTTTLTSPVPTQLALASYLEKGAYDQHLRRLRTQLKNQYAQFSKALGRYFPAGTRATRPEGGYFLWVELEQSVQTLELHRQALSQGISLAPGSIFSTTQNYSHCLRLNFGHPWTEHSDQALEILGNLCRPLPLKK, from the coding sequence ATGAAACTGTACGAGACGCTGGCCAAGGAACTGGCCCAGGCCATTCTTGACGGCACCGTAGCGGCAGGCGAGCGCATGCCCTCTGTGCGTCAATTGATGGATAAGCACAAGATCAGTGCCTCGACTATTTTCCAGGCCTATTACCGACTGGAAGCACAAGGCTTGATCAAGGCGCGACCGCGTTCAGGCTATTACGTGTGCTCCAGTCTGGCTCCTCATACGCTGGAGGCAGATACAGCCTCCCAACCCCCTCTGCAAGCGACCAGCGTCAACAATAGCGACCTGATCATGGCGATCTTGCAATCCAGTTCCGAACGATCCGTAGCCCCTTTGGGATCCGCATTTCCCAGCCCCTTGCTCTTTCCTCTGGAACGGCTTGGGCGCTTCTTGTCCGCCAGTCTGAAACAGCAAGACCCTTGGGCCAGCGTGGATGACCTGACCCAGGGCCACGCTCCCTTGCGCCGCCAAATTGCCTTGCGTTACCTGGCTCAAGGCATGGCCATCAATGCCAACGATATTGTGATTACCAACGGGGCTCTGGAAGCACTGAACCTCTGTCTGGCCGCAGTGACTCAACCGGGTGACATTGTGCTGGTGGAGTCACCCACCTTTTATGCCGCCCTGCAATCGCTGGAACGTATGAAGCTGCAGGCCCTGGAAGTGCCCACCCACCCGCGTGAAGGCATTGATCTGGAAGCGCTGGAGCACGCCATCAAGCAACACGCCCCCAAAGCCTGCTGGCTGATGACAAACTTTCAGAATCCGCTGGGTAGCCTGATGCCCGACACTAAAAAAGCCCAACTGGTCGAGCTGCTGGCCCGCTATGAAATTCCCTTGATCGAGGACGATGTCTATGGCGAGTTGTACTTCGACACGGAACGCCCTCGTCCCGCCAAAGCCTTCGACCGTCAAGGTCTGGTGATGCACTGTTCCTCTTTTTCCAAAACCCTGGCACCCGGTTACCGCATCGGCTGGGCCGTCCCGGGACGCTATATACGCGAAGTCGCCCAAGCCAAGCTGACCACCACCCTGACCTCCCCCGTGCCCACGCAACTAGCCTTGGCCAGCTATCTGGAAAAAGGCGCGTACGACCAGCATCTGCGCCGTTTGCGTACCCAGTTAAAAAACCAGTATGCGCAGTTCTCCAAAGCCTTGGGACGCTACTTCCCCGCAGGCACGCGGGCCACCCGCCCCGAAGGCGGCTACTTCCTGTGGGTAGAACTGGAACAAAGCGTGCAGACCCTGGAATTACATCGTCAGGCCCTGTCCCAGGGCATCAGTCTGGCGCCGGGTTCCATCTTTTCAACCACCCAGAATTACAGCCATTGCCTGCGTCTTAACTTTGGCCACCCCTGGACAGAACACAGTGATCAGGCCTTGGAGATTCTGGGTAACTTATGCCGACCATTGCCACTTAAAAAGTAA
- a CDS encoding efflux transporter outer membrane subunit: MTPPLSNRLAPVARALRLVIPSLILSGCAVGLDTSIPTAPSLADTNWNSQFAQTTEQGENWWTLLQDPQLDALIAKALDHNLDIAQAQARWRASRALIDERQHDRLPAVTAHASYNRSGSQFAAADGSIDHGISENWRLGMQATWEIDLFGRLEQLARSAQARSEASADQLDLTRQAIAAELARQYVQAQGLQRRLALAEDDVRSWEQTIKLVQAGVSLGRELPENLDNAQAGLERAKTLVPQLRSDLELARLRIQVLSGGQAESIDTPLPSAKAPFAASLPLGDVNAMLFNRPDVRAARQEILASSHEVAAATAELYPRLDLAGFIGFFALRGSDLGHAARAFDVSPAMQWPALRLGHARARLRGMEAVADESRLHYQQVLLQAQEEIQGSLQRLTQHQESLLSLTRAASHLENAHERALTRYEIGAGAYQQVLENQRSLNQTRQELAMAETGSYLNVIALYQALGWGVAAPSPTK; the protein is encoded by the coding sequence ATGACGCCACCATTATCAAACAGGCTCGCGCCTGTGGCGCGTGCTCTGCGACTGGTGATCCCCAGCCTGATCCTGAGCGGTTGTGCCGTGGGACTGGACACCTCCATTCCCACCGCCCCAAGCTTGGCCGACACCAACTGGAACAGTCAGTTCGCCCAAACCACCGAACAAGGCGAAAACTGGTGGACCTTGCTGCAAGACCCGCAACTGGACGCCCTGATTGCCAAGGCCCTGGATCACAATCTGGATATTGCCCAGGCACAGGCCCGCTGGCGGGCCTCCCGCGCCCTGATCGACGAGCGCCAGCACGACCGCCTGCCGGCCGTCACGGCCCACGCCAGCTACAACCGTAGCGGTTCACAGTTTGCCGCAGCAGACGGTTCCATTGACCACGGCATTAGCGAAAACTGGCGCCTGGGCATGCAGGCCACGTGGGAGATTGATCTGTTCGGTCGTCTGGAACAATTGGCCCGCTCTGCCCAGGCTCGCAGCGAGGCCAGTGCAGATCAATTGGATCTGACTCGCCAGGCCATTGCCGCTGAACTGGCGCGTCAATATGTGCAAGCACAGGGTTTGCAACGACGACTGGCTCTGGCAGAGGACGATGTACGCAGTTGGGAACAAACCATCAAGCTGGTGCAGGCTGGTGTGTCGTTGGGCCGGGAACTGCCGGAGAATCTGGACAATGCCCAGGCGGGTCTGGAACGAGCCAAAACCCTGGTGCCTCAACTGCGCAGCGATCTGGAGCTGGCTCGTTTGCGTATCCAGGTGCTAAGCGGCGGACAAGCCGAGAGTATTGATACGCCGCTGCCTAGCGCCAAGGCACCTTTTGCCGCCTCCCTGCCTTTGGGGGACGTCAACGCCATGCTGTTCAACCGGCCTGACGTACGTGCCGCTCGACAGGAAATCCTGGCCAGTTCGCACGAAGTGGCCGCCGCCACCGCCGAGCTGTACCCCCGTCTGGATCTGGCTGGCTTTATCGGCTTCTTTGCTCTGAGGGGTAGCGACCTGGGCCATGCTGCCCGCGCCTTCGATGTTTCACCCGCCATGCAATGGCCTGCCCTGCGCTTGGGTCATGCCAGAGCGCGCTTGCGTGGCATGGAAGCCGTGGCTGATGAATCACGCCTGCACTATCAACAAGTGCTGCTGCAAGCTCAGGAAGAAATTCAGGGCTCTTTGCAAAGGCTGACTCAACATCAAGAGAGCCTGCTTAGCCTGACTCGAGCGGCGTCACACCTGGAAAATGCCCATGAGCGCGCCTTGACGCGCTATGAAATAGGCGCTGGGGCCTATCAGCAAGTGTTGGAAAATCAGCGCAGTCTGAACCAGACCCGGCAAGAGCTGGCAATGGCGGAAACCGGCTCGTACCTGAATGTGATTGCCTTGTATCAGGCTTTGGGTTGGGGAGTAGCGGCACCGAGCCCGACAAAGTAG
- a CDS encoding lipocalin-like domain-containing protein: MAHTLRNKLIGVWQLQSFEFVPADGSPRYPGLGPNPIGQLIYTETGHMGAQLGSSTRTVQDNCQSLLDTYLAYAGTFEVDEATQCVTHFVDMSLYPDWVGVPQLRLARFTQDALELSTRDPVVVAGKLGVGTLLWHRAEPV, encoded by the coding sequence ATGGCCCACACCTTACGTAACAAGCTGATCGGTGTCTGGCAATTGCAGTCCTTTGAGTTTGTTCCAGCGGATGGCTCGCCCCGCTATCCGGGGCTGGGGCCCAACCCTATTGGTCAACTGATTTACACAGAAACAGGCCATATGGGGGCACAACTGGGCAGCAGCACCAGAACGGTACAGGACAATTGTCAGTCCCTACTGGATACGTACCTGGCCTATGCAGGTACGTTTGAAGTAGACGAGGCGACCCAATGCGTCACCCACTTTGTTGATATGTCTCTGTACCCCGATTGGGTGGGCGTTCCCCAGCTACGCCTGGCACGCTTTACCCAAGACGCGCTGGAACTGTCTACCCGTGATCCCGTCGTGGTGGCTGGCAAACTAGGCGTGGGCACCTTGCTGTGGCACCGTGCCGAGCCGGTCTAA
- a CDS encoding DMT family transporter: MISSSRAQGGAIALFVLLWGSAGIFTRIGLDHGSVMAMLILRFAIALPMVIMLGHFNGGWLPPKGQRLLPAISGLLMIGLYSFFYFETLAQGITPGLLATILGVQPILTLALTERRFSLSRVAGLALSLTGLILVVYQSLIVSRLSVTGLVFAIAALLSITVGTIVQKRQPVGALQGMPLQYSLSLGLFILVSLGLGQDIRWENTLGFWGPVIWLGLVISVLAQLLLYRMIRSGNLVNVTSLFYLVPVVTAGLDFLILGNTLAARAGLGLVAILAGLWLTLQKKAA, encoded by the coding sequence ATGATTTCTTCTTCTCGCGCCCAAGGGGGTGCTATTGCCTTGTTCGTGCTGCTTTGGGGCAGCGCGGGTATTTTCACTCGTATCGGTTTGGACCATGGCTCGGTTATGGCCATGCTGATCCTGCGTTTTGCCATCGCCCTGCCTATGGTGATTATGCTGGGGCACTTCAATGGCGGCTGGCTACCGCCCAAAGGGCAACGTCTGCTGCCGGCTATCAGCGGTTTGCTGATGATCGGGCTGTATTCCTTTTTCTATTTTGAAACTCTGGCCCAGGGAATCACGCCCGGTCTGCTGGCAACGATCCTGGGTGTACAACCGATTCTGACCTTGGCCTTGACCGAGCGGCGTTTTTCCTTAAGCCGTGTGGCTGGTTTGGCCCTGTCGCTGACCGGGCTGATTCTGGTGGTGTATCAAAGCCTGATTGTCAGCCGTTTGTCCGTAACGGGTCTGGTGTTTGCCATTGCGGCTTTGTTAAGCATTACTGTCGGGACGATTGTTCAAAAGCGCCAGCCTGTGGGGGCTTTGCAGGGCATGCCTTTGCAATACTCTTTGTCTTTGGGCTTGTTTATTCTGGTGTCTCTGGGTTTAGGGCAAGACATCCGCTGGGAGAACACCTTGGGCTTTTGGGGGCCTGTTATTTGGCTTGGCCTGGTGATTTCCGTGCTGGCCCAGTTGCTGCTGTATCGCATGATTCGCAGCGGGAATCTGGTCAATGTCACTAGCCTGTTTTATCTGGTTCCTGTGGTGACAGCCGGATTGGATTTCCTGATTCTGGGCAATACCTTGGCGGCTCGCGCGGGGTTGGGACTGGTGGCTATCTTGGCGGGTCTGTGGCTGACATTACAGAAGAAGGCGGCGTAA
- a CDS encoding c-type cytochrome encodes MSRPVQSRQSENADPHEQYNPVPRVVILVVLALLAWAVYYIVSAQPNSSPRLGDQRPLAVLAPAPASASADGKQLYANACVACHQATGQGLSGVFPPLADSEWVKGEPKVLAQLVLHGITGPITVKGQEYQGAMPAFAEQFSDAELAAVLSFIRHEWGNEVDAITPELVAQARTASADRSQPWQGEKELQDWIAAQ; translated from the coding sequence ATGAGTCGCCCTGTGCAAAGTCGTCAAAGCGAGAATGCGGATCCTCACGAGCAATACAACCCGGTTCCGCGCGTTGTGATTCTGGTGGTTTTGGCTTTGCTGGCTTGGGCGGTGTATTACATCGTGTCAGCTCAGCCTAACAGCTCTCCTCGCCTGGGGGATCAACGACCGTTGGCTGTGTTGGCTCCCGCTCCTGCCAGTGCGTCTGCGGACGGCAAGCAGTTGTATGCCAATGCCTGTGTAGCGTGTCACCAGGCGACGGGACAAGGTTTGTCAGGGGTGTTTCCGCCTTTGGCTGACTCTGAATGGGTGAAGGGAGAACCCAAGGTGCTGGCGCAATTGGTGCTGCATGGGATTACCGGGCCTATTACGGTGAAAGGTCAGGAATATCAGGGGGCGATGCCTGCGTTTGCAGAACAATTCAGTGATGCGGAGCTGGCGGCTGTGTTGAGCTTTATTCGCCATGAGTGGGGAAATGAGGTGGATGCTATCACTCCCGAGCTGGTTGCCCAGGCACGCACGGCCAGTGCTGATCGTAGTCAACCCTGGCAAGGGGAGAAGGAATTGCAGGACTGGATTGCGGCGCAGTGA
- a CDS encoding transporter substrate-binding domain-containing protein codes for MTSTIGQSQWQGAKLAIEEINEAGGLLGRELVAVCYDPASKPTLYAEQAERLIVQDRVNVIFGCYMSSSRKAVIPIVEKWNKLLFYPTLYEGFEFSGNVIYTGAAPNQNSVQLAHFMTSNFGARVYMIGSDYIYPYESNRIMRELVMQHPDSQVLGEHYLPLDASEVDYSRIMQDIRQKQPDFIFSTVVGDSTANLYRAYANAGFNPQTMPIASLTTSEAEIAQMGADIACGHFTAAPYFQSIESAVNARCLASLRKRFGADCHPNLCWEAAYSQMHLFANAYRQSASDAIGDLLPYLLGSELDAPQGRIKIDPNNHHTWLYPRIGRINADGEFVIVRQATRPVSPDPYLVTHSLGDWTAKLDTLET; via the coding sequence ATGACCTCTACCATTGGTCAGTCGCAATGGCAGGGCGCCAAACTGGCGATTGAGGAAATCAACGAGGCCGGTGGCCTGCTCGGGCGCGAGCTGGTGGCAGTGTGCTACGACCCAGCGTCCAAGCCCACTTTATACGCTGAACAGGCCGAGCGGCTGATTGTGCAGGATCGCGTCAATGTGATCTTTGGTTGCTATATGTCCAGCAGCCGCAAGGCTGTGATCCCGATTGTGGAGAAGTGGAACAAGCTGCTGTTTTATCCCACTCTGTACGAAGGTTTCGAGTTCTCCGGCAATGTGATCTATACCGGCGCCGCCCCCAATCAGAACAGCGTGCAGCTAGCGCATTTCATGACCAGCAATTTCGGCGCGCGGGTCTATATGATTGGCTCGGACTACATCTACCCCTACGAGTCCAACCGCATCATGCGCGAGCTGGTCATGCAGCATCCTGATAGCCAAGTGCTGGGTGAACACTATCTGCCCCTGGATGCCAGCGAGGTCGATTACAGCCGCATCATGCAAGATATACGCCAGAAACAGCCGGACTTTATCTTCTCCACCGTGGTGGGCGATTCCACGGCCAATCTGTACCGTGCCTATGCCAATGCGGGCTTCAATCCGCAGACCATGCCCATTGCCAGTCTGACGACCTCAGAGGCCGAGATCGCCCAGATGGGGGCCGATATTGCCTGTGGGCACTTTACCGCTGCACCGTACTTCCAATCCATCGAGTCGGCCGTCAATGCGCGTTGTCTGGCCAGTTTGCGCAAGCGTTTTGGGGCCGACTGCCACCCTAATCTGTGTTGGGAAGCGGCTTATTCGCAGATGCATTTGTTCGCCAATGCGTATCGGCAATCCGCCAGCGATGCGATCGGGGATTTGCTGCCCTACCTGCTGGGCAGCGAGCTGGATGCACCTCAGGGGCGGATCAAGATCGATCCTAATAATCACCACACATGGCTTTATCCTCGGATCGGACGCATCAATGCCGACGGCGAGTTTGTGATTGTGCGCCAGGCAACGCGCCCGGTCTCACCCGACCCCTATCTGGTCACCCATTCTTTGGGCGACTGGACTGCCAAGCTGGATACTTTGGAGACATAA
- a CDS encoding AmiS/UreI family transporter — MLGVALFFIGAVLIVNGVGLTGRIESRDLAPFNLLVGLLALFINLLGLQRGEQMADYFAAAGGLLFAFTYLYLAVVQWYGLKGAGFGWYCLFVAVSALAFAGSASDPRLIAMWLLWSSLWFLFFVALGLGRSLRILPAYTVLIGALTCWLPGTLILMDAW; from the coding sequence ATGTTGGGTGTTGCGCTTTTCTTTATTGGGGCTGTGCTGATTGTCAATGGCGTGGGTTTGACTGGACGTATTGAAAGTCGAGATCTGGCCCCCTTTAATTTACTGGTGGGTTTGTTGGCCTTGTTCATCAATTTGCTGGGCCTGCAGCGTGGTGAGCAAATGGCGGATTATTTCGCCGCTGCCGGCGGGCTGCTGTTTGCCTTTACCTACCTGTATCTGGCCGTGGTGCAGTGGTATGGCCTGAAAGGGGCGGGCTTTGGTTGGTATTGCTTGTTTGTTGCCGTCAGTGCCTTGGCCTTTGCCGGATCTGCCAGTGATCCGCGTTTGATCGCCATGTGGCTTTTGTGGTCCAGCCTGTGGTTCCTGTTCTTTGTGGCCCTGGGGCTGGGACGGTCCTTGCGCATCTTGCCCGCGTACACCGTCCTGATCGGAGCGCTGACTTGCTGGTTGCCCGGGACCCTGATCCTGATGGATGCCTGGTAG
- a CDS encoding cbb3-type cytochrome c oxidase subunit II, whose protein sequence is MENELKLIIGSMVTLSLATAAMIVVPFLQLKDEPAPEGLSPYTSQEIRGRAVYRGNGCITCHTQQPSTTGAGVADASRGWGRASVAGDYHYDDPPLLGTMRTGPDLFNIGVRQPSQDWHLGHLYDPRAYSPGSNMPPYRFLFEAKSPDQVQPDERVVSLPPGVAPEGKVVVARPEALDLVVYLQSLKHVYPILSADAVGGEE, encoded by the coding sequence ATGGAAAACGAATTGAAGTTGATTATCGGGTCCATGGTGACTTTGTCCTTGGCAACGGCGGCCATGATTGTGGTGCCCTTTTTGCAACTGAAGGACGAGCCTGCCCCGGAAGGCTTGTCACCCTATACCAGTCAGGAAATACGGGGGCGGGCGGTGTATCGGGGCAATGGCTGCATTACTTGTCACACGCAGCAGCCCAGCACCACGGGTGCGGGTGTAGCCGATGCCAGCCGTGGTTGGGGGCGCGCTTCGGTCGCGGGGGATTATCACTACGACGATCCGCCTTTGCTGGGCACCATGCGTACCGGGCCGGATCTGTTCAATATTGGCGTGCGTCAGCCTAGTCAGGATTGGCATCTGGGCCATTTGTACGATCCACGCGCATATTCGCCGGGTAGCAATATGCCTCCCTATCGTTTCTTGTTTGAAGCCAAGAGTCCAGATCAGGTGCAGCCCGATGAGCGCGTCGTGAGTCTGCCGCCGGGTGTGGCACCGGAGGGCAAGGTGGTGGTGGCCCGTCCGGAGGCCTTGGATCTGGTGGTGTATTTGCAATCGCTCAAGCATGTGTATCCGATCTTGAGTGCGGATGCAGTGGGAGGTGAGGAATGA
- a CDS encoding cbb3-type cytochrome c oxidase subunit I: MNPTALLLAAFILSIAGLFAFIWSLRKGLFDADVSGARTIFHKGEIGQPEEPSAGDAQRQALSLAAADHLAENHGQQASAIEMAAREQADRSSSLPAFLLIVCAVVWLVVASFAGLISSLKLHWPEFLGDVSWLSFGRLRTIHLNGVAYGWAPMGLLGLTIWMLPRLLQTPLLGGRLVMVGGLVWNAALVAGMGALAIGLNAGLEWLEIPWQIGVLFAFGGMMIGMPLALMLSQRKVKHLYVSVWYIGAALFWFPILYLVAKVPGVHFGVEQATMNWWFGHNVLGLFYTPMSIAAIYYFLPKVIGRPVRSYNLSLLGFWTLAFFYGQVGAHHLIGGPIPEWLITLSIVQSMMMVIPVLAFSANQHLTLKGHFSALRHSPVLRFIVFGAMMYTVASLQGSAEALRSLNSITHFTHFTVAHAHLGMYGFVTMVIFGGVYFALPRILNTAWPRPALISWHFWLVVAGFAVYMITLSIGGVLQGLALLDPARGFMESVAVTMPWLQGRSIGGAMMTLGHLVFALHVLLMIVKSGAFALTESRSAPVRRIAELEV, from the coding sequence ATGAACCCGACGGCGCTTTTGCTTGCCGCATTCATCCTGTCGATTGCCGGGCTTTTTGCCTTTATCTGGTCCTTGCGCAAGGGCCTGTTCGATGCTGACGTCAGTGGTGCACGCACTATTTTTCACAAGGGCGAAATCGGCCAGCCCGAAGAACCCTCTGCCGGTGATGCCCAACGGCAGGCGTTGAGTCTGGCTGCTGCCGACCATCTGGCAGAAAATCATGGCCAACAAGCCAGTGCCATTGAAATGGCTGCACGTGAGCAGGCTGACCGTTCCAGTTCCTTGCCTGCTTTTTTGCTGATTGTCTGTGCGGTGGTCTGGCTGGTGGTGGCTTCGTTTGCGGGGCTGATCAGCTCCTTGAAGCTGCACTGGCCCGAGTTTCTGGGGGATGTGTCCTGGTTGAGCTTTGGCCGTTTACGCACGATTCACCTGAACGGCGTGGCCTATGGTTGGGCGCCTATGGGCTTGCTGGGCCTGACCATCTGGATGCTGCCGCGCTTGCTGCAAACTCCCTTATTGGGTGGCCGTTTGGTGATGGTGGGCGGCCTGGTCTGGAACGCCGCCTTGGTGGCTGGGATGGGCGCGCTGGCCATTGGCTTGAATGCGGGCCTGGAGTGGCTGGAGATCCCTTGGCAAATTGGCGTGTTGTTTGCCTTTGGCGGCATGATGATTGGTATGCCGCTGGCCTTGATGCTCTCGCAACGCAAGGTCAAGCACTTATACGTGTCGGTTTGGTATATCGGTGCGGCGCTGTTCTGGTTCCCCATTCTGTATCTGGTGGCCAAGGTTCCTGGCGTGCACTTCGGGGTGGAGCAAGCCACCATGAACTGGTGGTTCGGGCATAACGTATTGGGCTTGTTCTACACCCCCATGTCGATTGCCGCCATTTACTATTTCCTGCCTAAAGTCATCGGGCGGCCCGTGCGCTCCTATAACTTGTCGCTGCTGGGATTCTGGACGCTGGCGTTTTTCTACGGACAGGTGGGGGCGCACCATCTGATTGGTGGTCCTATTCCTGAATGGCTGATTACCCTGTCCATCGTTCAAAGCATGATGATGGTGATTCCGGTGCTGGCCTTTTCGGCTAACCAGCACTTGACGCTGAAAGGTCATTTCAGTGCGCTGCGTCACTCGCCTGTTCTGCGTTTCATTGTCTTTGGCGCCATGATGTACACCGTCGCGTCTCTGCAAGGCTCTGCTGAAGCGCTGCGTTCGCTGAACTCCATTACTCACTTTACGCACTTTACGGTGGCACACGCTCATCTGGGTATGTACGGCTTTGTGACCATGGTGATTTTTGGTGGTGTGTACTTTGCCTTGCCACGCATTCTGAACACCGCCTGGCCTCGTCCCGCCTTGATCTCCTGGCACTTCTGGTTGGTGGTGGCTGGTTTTGCTGTCTACATGATCACGCTCAGCATTGGTGGCGTGCTGCAAGGCTTGGCCCTGCTGGATCCTGCGCGTGGCTTTATGGAATCGGTGGCGGTCACCATGCCGTGGCTGCAAGGTCGTTCCATTGGCGGCGCCATGATGACGCTGGGCCATCTGGTTTTCGCCCTGCACGTATTGCTGATGATTGTGAAGTCGGGTGCGTTTGCCTTGACCGAGTCCCGCTCGGCTCCTGTGCGCCGCATCGCTGAGCTGGAGGTTTAA